The Flavobacteriaceae bacterium 3519-10 genome includes a window with the following:
- a CDS encoding possible transcriptional regulator, MarR family, whose protein sequence is MELNLVIEILKELDDMQQKHPNMQMTLEDFRVHLNQKSYEKETPRNLTDKYDLDVFDLENEIAKQVIMLGRYSKQLIKKSLEKHPDLVNEDFTYLFRMMDYDSLTKMQLIEKNAHEKQTGIEIIKRLVKNGLLKESRDEKDRRSTRIAVTAKGKKVFKESMQDITIVSKIMCGQLTTKEKENLLSSLKKLNIFHDTIYNNYRNEGIDVIERLI, encoded by the coding sequence ATGGAGTTGAATTTAGTTATTGAGATTTTGAAAGAACTGGATGATATGCAGCAAAAGCATCCCAATATGCAGATGACGCTGGAAGATTTCCGCGTACACCTTAATCAAAAATCATACGAAAAAGAAACTCCGCGCAATCTTACAGATAAATATGACCTTGATGTTTTTGATCTTGAGAACGAAATCGCCAAACAGGTGATCATGCTCGGTCGGTATTCTAAGCAGTTGATTAAGAAATCATTAGAGAAGCATCCTGACTTGGTGAATGAAGATTTCACCTATCTTTTCAGGATGATGGATTATGATTCGCTTACTAAAATGCAGCTCATCGAGAAGAACGCGCATGAAAAACAAACCGGTATCGAAATCATTAAACGGCTTGTAAAGAATGGCTTATTGAAAGAAAGCCGGGACGAAAAAGACCGCCGCAGCACACGAATCGCGGTAACTGCAAAAGGCAAAAAAGTCTTCAAAGAATCCATGCAGGATATCACAATTGTGTCCAAAATAATGTGCGGACAGTTGACGACCAAGGAAAAAGAAAATCTGCTTTCATCCCTTAAAAAGCTCAATATTTTCCACGATACGATCTATAATAATTATCGGAACGAGGGAATTGATGTGATCGAAAGGCTGATCTAA